AGGTGCGCGAGGGCATCGATCCCGATCTCGTCACCACCGACGCCACCGCCCTCGTCAAACGCGGGGACATTGATGTCGTCGTCGAGGTCATCGGCGGTATCGAGCCGGCCCGGACCCTCATCACCACCGCCTTCGAGCACGGCGCCTCCGTCGTCTCCGCCAACAAGGCGCTGCTCGCCCAGGACGGGGCCGCCCTCCACGCGGCGGCCGAGGGGAACGGGAAGGACCTTTACTACGAGGCCGCTGTCGCCGGTGCCATTCCGCTGATCCGGCCGCTGCGCGAGTCCCTCGCCGGTGACAAGGTCAACCGGGTGCTCGGGATCGTCAACGGGACGACCAACTTCATCCTCGACAAGATGGACTCGACGGGCGCCGGGTATCAGGAAGCCCTCGACGAGGCCACCGCCCTCGGGTACGCGGAGGCCGACCCCACCGCCGACGTCGAGGCGTTCGACGCCGCCGCCAAGGCCGCCATCCTCGCCGGGATCGCCTTCCACACGCGTGTGCGCCTCGACGACGTCTACCGCGAGGGAATGACCGAGGTCACCGCCGCCGACTTCGCCTCCGCGAAGCAGATGGGCTGCACCATCAAGCTGCTCGCCATTTGCGAGCGTGCCGCAGACGGGGGCTCGGTCACCGCGCGCGTGCACCCCGCCATGATTCCGCTGACCCACCCGCTCGCCTCCGTGCGCGGCGCGTACAACGCGGTCTTCGTCGAGTCGGATGCCGCCGGGCAGCTCATGTTCTACGGGCCGGGGGCCGGCGGTGCGCCGACCGCCTCCGCCGTTCTCGGCGATCTCGTCGCCGTCTGCCGCAACCGGCTCAGCGGTGCCACCGGGCCCGGTGAGTCCGCATACGCCGCCCTGCCGGTGTCCCCGATGGGCGATGTCGTCACGCGGTATCACATCAGCCTTGACGTCGCTGACAAACCGGGCGTTCTCGCCCAGGTCGCCACCGTCTTCGCCGAGCACGATGTCTCGATCGATACGGTGCGCCAGCAGGGCAAGGACGGCGAGGCCTCCCTGGTCGTCGTCACCCACCGTGCGTCCGACGCGTCCCTGGCCGGGACCGTCGAGGCGCTGCGCAGCCTCGACACCGTGCGGGGTGTCGCCAGCATCATGCGGGTTGAAGGAGAGTAAGCAGCAATGACCCACCAGTGGCGCGGAATCATCGAGGAGTACCGGGATCGGCTGCCGGTGTCCGACAGCACGCCGGTCGTCACCCTCCGGGAGGGCGGTACGCCGCTCGTGCCCGCGCAGGTGCTCTCCGAGCGCACGGGCTGCGACGTCCACCTCAAGGTGGAGGGTGCCAACCCCACCGGGTCCTTCAAGGACCGCGGCATGACCATGGCCATCAGTAAGGCCAAGGAGGAGGGCGCGAAGGCTGTCATTTGCGCCTCCACCGGTAATACGTCCGCCTCCGCCGCCGCGTACGCCGTGCGCGCCGGGATGGTTTCGGCCGTTCTCGTGCCCCGCGGCAAGATCGCGCTCGGCAAGATGGGGCAAGCGCTGGTGCACGGCGCGAAGATCCTCCAGGTCGACGGCAACTTCGACGACTGCCTCACCCTGGCCCGGGAGCTTTCCGACAACTACCCGGTGGCGCTGGTCAATTCCGTCAATCCGGTGCGTATCGAGGGGCAGAAGACCGCCGCCTTCGAGATCGTGGACATGCTCGGCGACGCGCCCGACATCCACGTACTTCCCGTCGGCAACGCGGGCAACATCACCGCCTATTGGAAGGGCTACAAGGAGTACGCCGCCGACGGCATCGCCGGGCGGACTCCCCGCATGTGGGGCTTCCAGGCCTCCGGCTCGGCGCCGATCGTGCGCGGTGAGGTCGTCAAGGACCCGTCGACCATCGCCACCGCGATCCGCATCGGCAACCCGGCGTCGTGGCAGTACGCCCTGGCGGCCCGGGACGAATCGGGCGGTCTCATCGATGAGGTGACGGACCGTGAGATTCTGCGCGCCTACCGGCTGTTGGCCTCCCAGGAGGGCGTCTTCGTCGAGCCCGCGTCCGCCGCGTCCGTGGCCGGTCTGCTGAAGGCCGCCGAGCAGGGCAAGGTCGATCCCGGGCAGACGATCGTCTGCACCGTGACCGGAAACGGCCTCAAGGACCCCGACTGGGCCGTCGCGGGCGCCCCGCAGCCCGTCACCGTCCCGGTCGACGCGGCGACCGCGGCGGAGCGCCTCGGGCTCGCGTGAACAGCCGCGTTCGCGCCTCGGCTCGCGTAACCAGGTCCTCGGCCCGCGTAACCGGCCCGCGTAACCAGGCCCTCGGCCCGCGTAACCGGGCCCTCAGCCCGCGTAACCGGGCCGCCGACGGGGGATAACCACGGGGGCCACGGGGGATAACCCTGTAGGCATCCGGCAGAGGGTGCACAGGGGGCTTACGACACGCATCGTGCGCCTCCTGTGCGCCC
The Streptomyces sp. CGMCC 4.7035 DNA segment above includes these coding regions:
- a CDS encoding homoserine dehydrogenase, whose protein sequence is MRTRPLKVALLGCGVVGSEVARIMTTHADDLAARIGAPVELAGVAVRRPSKVREGIDPDLVTTDATALVKRGDIDVVVEVIGGIEPARTLITTAFEHGASVVSANKALLAQDGAALHAAAEGNGKDLYYEAAVAGAIPLIRPLRESLAGDKVNRVLGIVNGTTNFILDKMDSTGAGYQEALDEATALGYAEADPTADVEAFDAAAKAAILAGIAFHTRVRLDDVYREGMTEVTAADFASAKQMGCTIKLLAICERAADGGSVTARVHPAMIPLTHPLASVRGAYNAVFVESDAAGQLMFYGPGAGGAPTASAVLGDLVAVCRNRLSGATGPGESAYAALPVSPMGDVVTRYHISLDVADKPGVLAQVATVFAEHDVSIDTVRQQGKDGEASLVVVTHRASDASLAGTVEALRSLDTVRGVASIMRVEGE
- the thrC gene encoding threonine synthase; protein product: MTHQWRGIIEEYRDRLPVSDSTPVVTLREGGTPLVPAQVLSERTGCDVHLKVEGANPTGSFKDRGMTMAISKAKEEGAKAVICASTGNTSASAAAYAVRAGMVSAVLVPRGKIALGKMGQALVHGAKILQVDGNFDDCLTLARELSDNYPVALVNSVNPVRIEGQKTAAFEIVDMLGDAPDIHVLPVGNAGNITAYWKGYKEYAADGIAGRTPRMWGFQASGSAPIVRGEVVKDPSTIATAIRIGNPASWQYALAARDESGGLIDEVTDREILRAYRLLASQEGVFVEPASAASVAGLLKAAEQGKVDPGQTIVCTVTGNGLKDPDWAVAGAPQPVTVPVDAATAAERLGLA